The Pseudoxanthomonas sp. SL93 genome segment ATGCGCAATTCTAACCAGCCGGCCCCGGCATGTCTGTCGGGTCAACCCCTGCCTATCGCAGGCCCTTCGCAGACGGTTCATGGGCGGAAGCGAGCATGAAAAAGCCCGCCAGTCCGAAGCCGTAAGGGGAGGGGAGCATACGTACTTCGAGTGGACTGGCGGGCCGTATCGATTGTTACGCCAACCGATGCTGCCTTGCAACAAAAATCTGTTCAGAAAACGCACTGTTCCAGTGCGTTGCCGTCAGCCTGCGGAAGCCTTGCGCGGCGCGCGCTTCGCCGTCACTTTCTTGACGGGTTTGCTGGTGGCCTTGGTGGCCTTGGTCGCCTTGCGGGCCGGGCTCTTGCGGGCAGCCTTCGGCTTGCCGGCGGGTACGCCGCCCAGCTTGCGCAGTTCCGCGTTCAGCTCTTCGACCCGGTCGATCAGTGTGGAGAGGTCTTCACGGCTGGGGACTTCCAGGCGGCGCAGGGCGCGCTGCACGCGTTCCTCGAACACCTTCTCCAGCCTGTCCCAGGTATCCGACGCGCGCTCGCGCGCCTGGCCGACGGTGGTTTCCACCGCATCGCGCATCACCTGCGCCTTGCCACCGGCCAGCTTGCGCGTGGTCTGCTCCAGCGACAGCCCTTCCTTCACCAGCGTCTCGAACAGCTTGGTGCCTTCGGACTGCGCGCGCCCGAACGCGCCCA includes the following:
- a CDS encoding phasin family protein; this translates as MATLKKSARKTASSAKNENLQAQAERLSKSLGESAQQVWLAGVGAFGRAQSEGTKLFETLVKEGLSLEQTTRKLAGGKAQVMRDAVETTVGQARERASDTWDRLEKVFEERVQRALRRLEVPSREDLSTLIDRVEELNAELRKLGGVPAGKPKAARKSPARKATKATKATSKPVKKVTAKRAPRKASAG